One Streptomyces dangxiongensis genomic window, GATCCAGTACGTCGGCGGCGAGCTCAACTCCACGGTCAAGCCGTGGGACGAGTGCGATGTCCGCTGGGCGCTCATGTACCCCGACGCGTACGAGGTCGGTCTGCCCAACCAGGGCGTCATGATCCTCTACGAGGTCCTCAACGAGCAGAAGGGCGTCCTCGCCGAGCGCACCTACAGCGTGTGGCCGGACCTGGAGGCGCTGATGCGCGAGCACCGCGTCCCGCAGTTCACGGTGGACAGCCATCGCCCGGTCAAGGCCTTCGACGTGTTCGGCATCAGCTTCTCCACGGAGCTGGGTTACACGAACATGCTCTCCGCCCTCGACCTGGCCGGGATCCCGCTGGAGTCCAGGGACCGTACGGTCGACGACCCGATCGTCCTGGCCGGCGGCCACGCGGCCTTCAACCCGGAGCCGATCGCCGACTTCATCGACGCGGCCGTGATCGGCGACGGCGAGCAGGCCGTGCTCGACATGACCCGGATCGTCCGCGAGTGGAAGGCGGAGGGCCGCCCCGGCGGACGCGAGGAGGTCCTGTTCCGCCTGGCGAGGACGGGCTGTGTACATCCCGGCGTTCTACGACGTCGAGTACCTGCCCGACGGCCGTATCGCCCGTGTCGTACCGAACCGGAGCGGTGTCCCCTGGCGCGTGTCCAAGCACACCGTCATGGACCTGGACGAGTGGCCCTACCCCAAGCAGCCCCTGGTGCCGCTGGCCGAGACGGTCCACGAGCGGAGGATGTCCGTGGAGATCTTCCGCGGCTGTACCCGCGGCTGCCGCTTCTGCCAGGCCGGCATGATCACCCGCCCGGTCCGGGAACGCTCCATCACGGGCATCGGCGAGATGGTCGACAAGGGCCTGAAGGCCACCGGCTTCGAGGAGGTGGGCCTGCTCTCCCTGTCCTCCGCCGACCACTCGGAGATCGGGGACATCGCCAAGGGCCTGGCGGACCGCTACACCGACGACAAGATCGGCCTCTCCCTGCCCTCCACCCGCGTCGACGCCTTCAACGTCGACCTGGCCAACGAGCTGACCCGCAACGGCCGCCGCTCGGGCCTGACCTTCGCCCCCGAGGGCGGCTCCGAGCGCATGCGCAAGGTCATCAACAAGATGGTCTCGGAAGAGGACCTGATCAGGACCGTCGCCACCGCCTACGGCAACGGCTGGCGCCAGGTGAAGTTGTACTTCATGTGCGGCCTGCCGACGGAGACGGACGAGGACGTCCTCCAGATCGCCGACATGGCGATGCACGTCATCCAGAAGGGCCGCGAGGTCTCGGGCGCCAACGACATCCGCTGCACGGTGTCGATCGGCGGTTTCGTGCCGAAGCCGCACACGCCGTTCCAGTGGGCGCCCCAGTTGTCGGCGGAGGAGACGGACGCGCGCCTGGAGAAGCTCCGCAACAAGATCCGCGGCGACAAGAAGTACGGCCGTTCGATCGGCTTCCGCTACCACGACGGCAAGCCCGGCATCGTCGAGGGCCTGCTCTCCCGCGGCGACCGCAGGACCGGCGCGGTCATCCGCGCGGTCTACGACGACGGCGGCCGTTTCGACGGCTGGCGCGAGCACTTCTCCTACGACCGCTGGATGGCCTGCGCGGGCAAGGCGCTGGCCCCCTTCGGCGTCGACGTCGACTGGTACACCACCCGCGAGCGCACCTACGAGGAGGTCCTGCCCTGGGACCACCTGGACTCCGGTCTCGACAAGGACTGGCTCTGGGAGGACTGGCAGGACGCCCTCGACGAGACCGAGGTCGAGGACTGCCGCTGGACCCCGTGTTTCGACTGCGGCGTGTGCCCGCAGATGGACACGTCCATCCAGATCGGCCCCACCGGCAAGAAGCTCCTGCCGCTGACGGTCAAGAACGCGGGCCCGACACCGGCTCCCAGCGGGCACGCGCACTGAGGTGAGTGCGGTGCCCGGCGTCGATGCCGTGCATGCCGAGGGGCCGCCGGCGCCGGGTCGCGGCCAGGGCCGGTCCTGGCCGCGCCCCTCGGCCGCCCCCGCGCCAGCCGAGAGGGCATGGCGGCTCCCTGACAGGTCGTACCGGCGCCCGTCCGCACCCCGTGGTCTCACGCCAGGGCGGCCGTGCCCGGGCCGCACGACGGGCGGCATGCGGTCCGGTGACGGCACGATGGGGGAGAGGGGGCGGCCGCGTACCCGACGGGAGGCACTCCCATGGCGCAGCAGACGGCGGCGAAGGCCCCGCCGACGAAGCCCGTGAGCACCGGCGGCGTCTTCTTCTCGTTCGCCCCGTGGATCATCTTCGGCGTGGTCGCCAGCCCCTCCACCTGGGAGTACGCGGCCCTCGCCGCGCTGATCGCCGCGATCGTCCTGTCGGGACGGGACATACTGAACGGCAGGCTCCGCCCCCTCGACATCACCGGCATCGTGTTCTTCGCCGTGCTCTCGGTGCTGGCACTCGCCCTGGGCCGCGGGCAGCTCGTCTGGCTGGAGACATACGCCCAGGTCATCTCCAACGGACTGGTGGCCGTCGTGGCGCTCGGCTCGCTGTTCGCCGACCCGTTCACCGCGCAGTACGCCCGTGAGTCGTCTCCCCGGGCCGTGTGGGGCTCGCCCGTCTTCAAGCACATCAACAGGGTGCTGACGGCGGTGTGGGGCGCGGCCTTCGCCCTGATGGCGGTCTCGACCTGGCTGGCCGTCCGGTATCCCGCCCAGGACGACTGGTTCAACTGGGTCGTCCCCATCGCCCTGCTGGTCGCGGCCGTGAAGTTCACCGAGCACTATCCCGAGGCGTACAAAGCGCGGGTGCTGTAGCCGCATCCGAACGGGCGGCCCCGGCGTCTACCCGGGTATGGAACTCCGCAAGCCGCCCCCCGAACCGCCGCAGCCCCAAGGATGCCTCGTCGTCGCCGTCCGCCTGCCGGTGCGGATCGTCGTCCTCGTCCTGGTCGTACCGGTGCGCATGGTGTGGGACGTCCTCGTGGCCACCGGGCGGCTGCTGCGTGACACCGTGCTGAGGCCGCTCGGACGGGCCCTGCTGTGGCTGGGCAGGGCGGTGTTCGTGTGGCCGTTCGTGGGCCTGTGGCGCTATGTCCTGGTGCCCGCCGGCCGGGCGCTGGCCTGGCTCGCGGCGGTCCTCGTCGGCCTGCCGGCGGTGTTTCTGTACCGCTGGGTCCTCACCCCCGTGGGGCATGCCCTCGCCCGGCTCGCGCGCGGGGCCGGCGCCGCGCTGGTGTGGGTGTACGCGCGCGTGCTCACCCCGGCCGGGCATGCGCTGGCCCGGCTGCTGACGGGCGTCGGCGCGGTGCTCGCCGTCCTCGGGACCGGGACGTACACGGCCGTCGCCTGGCTGGTGCGCCACCTGGTGGTCCTGCCCGCCCGGTGGCTGTACACCTGGGTGCTCGCGCCCGCCGGCCGGGCCGTCGCCTGGTGCGTACGGGGTCTGGGGTGGCTGCTGGGACTGCTCGCCACCGGTGCCGGCCTGGCCCTCTACTGGACCGGCCGTGTCCTGTTCGTCCTGCCCGTCCTGGCGCTGTGGCGCTGGGTGCTCGCGCCCGTCGGCCGGTTCCTCGCGGTCGTCGCCCGCGAGGTGGGGGACGCCCTCGGGCACGCCTGGCGGATCGCCGGGCGGATCTCCCGCGTCGTCGGACGGGCGCTCGGGACCCTCTTGCGGTGGACCTTCGTGGAGCCGGCGCGCTGGGTGTACCGCAGCGTCCTCACCCCGGTCGGACACGTCGTCCGTGACGCCGTCCTGCGGCCCGTCGCCGAGGGCGTGCGCGCCGTGGGCCGGGCCGGCCGGGATGCCCTGGCCACGGCCCGCGCCACCGTGCGGCAGGCCCGCGCCGGGGCCCGCCGGATGCTGTTCGGCGGACCACGCCCGGCGGTCCCGGCCGACCGGCGGGAACCCTCGGGCGCCGTGGCACGTAGTCTTGGTGACAGTACGACCGCTCTCACGAAGGACTAGGACACTGGGCAAGCGACAGCCCGAAGGCCCGCCGCCCGCACCCGCGGTGCAGCGCATCCGACTGCGCTACACCAAGCGCGGCCGCCTGAGGTTCACCAGCCACCGAGACTTCCAGCGCGCCTTCGAGCGTGCGCTGCGCCGCGCCGAGGTGCCCATGGCGTACTCGGCGGGGTTCACGCCCCATCCGAAGGTGTCGTACGCCAATGCCGCACCCACCGGCACGGGCAGTGAGGCGGAATATCTGGAGATCGCGCTCACCCGGGCGTGCGACCCGGAGACCCTGCGCGTCCTCCTCGACGAGTCGCTGCCCGCCGGGCTCGACGTGATCGACGCGGTGGAGGCGCGGACCTCGGGTCTCGCCGACCGGCTGACGGCCTCCGTCTGGGAGCTGCGGCTGGACGGGGTCGACCCGGCCGACGCCGAGCGCGCGGTCGCGGCCTTCGCCGGGGCCGGCACCGTCGAGGTGCAGCGCATGACCAAGAACGGCGTCCGTACCTTCGACGCCCGCCCCGCCGTGGTGAGCCTCGACACGCACGGATCGCCGGCTGATAGGCCGACAGACCACCCCTGTGCGATACTGCGGCTGGTTGTTCGGCACGTGACGCCTGCCGTACGACCCGACGACGTCCTGTCCGGTCTCCGCGCCGTGGCCGACCTGGCGCCGCCGGTCCCCGCAGCGGTGACCAGGCTGGCGCAGGGGCTGCTCGATGAAGAGACCGGCACGGTGACCGACCCGCTCGCGCCCGACCGCGAGGCAGCCCAGGCCCTTACGGCCGCACCGGCTGCCGCCGCGACGGCGCCGACGCCGGAAGGTTCCGCGTAGGGACGGACGTCGTAGCGCCGCCCTCGTACTCGGGAGCCACCTGGGTCGGGCAGCGCACCGACCAGAAGACTTTCGCCAGGCCGTACCGACAAGGCGTACGGAACCGGCGAGACAGGACACAGAGTGCTCCCGTGTGGCGCCCGCGCCCCGGACGGCGGCCACCGCGTATCGCGCGGGCCGCGGACGTCAACGGCGGACGGTCCCTAGAGACCGCCGGCGTTCCAGGCGCGGCGCCCGGGAGCCCGACGGGAGAAACGCCCGCATGCTCGAGCCGACCGAACCCACTGAGGGTTCCGAACTCAACACCCCCAGCGACACCCTGCCGCCGCGCAGGCGTCGCCGTGCCGCGTCCCGCCCGGCGGGCCCGCCCGCCGGACCCGCGGAGACGACCGCCGAGGTCACCGTGCCGGCCGTATCGGCCGCGGAAGCGGACGAGGTGGCCGCGGTGACCGGGACCCCCGAGGACACCGGACAGCCGCACGGGGACGCCGCCGCGCAGGCGCCTGCCGCCGAGGAGGCCGCGCCGGCGCGTCCGCGCCGCCGGGCCACCCGCCGCGCGTCCGCGCCCGTGGGCGCCCCGGCGCCCGCCGAGGCCGCGGAGACCGTCGTACCGGCCGCGTCCGCGGGCGCCGAGCCGGCGGACTCCGCCGTCGCCGAGGCCGGCGCTGTCGTCGTCGGCGAGGAAGCCGCTCCGCGCCGTACCCGCCGCCGGGCCACCCGCAGCGTGTCGACGCCGACCGACGGTGCCACCGGTGCGTCGGAGACCTCCGAGACCGCCAGGACTGTCGAGCCCGCACAGTCCGCCGAGCCCGCTGTCGTGGAGGAGCCCGCCGTGACGGAGCAGCCCGCCGAGGAAGCCGCTCCGCGCCGCACCCGGCGCCGGGCCACCCGCAGCGTGCCGACGGCCGCCGACGGTGCGACCGGCGCCACGGAGACCACCAGGACCGCCGAGGCCGCCGAGCCCGCTGTCGTGGAGGAGCCCGCCGTGACGGAGCAGCCCGCCGAGGAAGCCGCGCCCGCCGGGCGTCCGCGCCGTCGCGCGACCCGCCGTGCGTCGGCGCCCACCGGCGCACCCGTGTCCGCCGAGGCCGCGCCCGCCGAGACCGTGATCCCGGCCGCCGACGCCGGGACGGCCCAGGAGCCCGCCGCCGAGGCCCCTGCCGAGGCCGAGGCTCCCGCCGCGCGTCCGCGTCGCCGGGCCACCCGCCGGGCGTCCGCGCCCGCCGGTGCCCCCCAGGGTGCCGAGGAGAACACGGCCGTCGCCGAGGCCGCTCCGGCCGTGCAGGAGGCGCCCGAGACGCCCCGGCAGCCGGCTGCCGAGGAGGGCGTCCAGGACGCCGCCGAGGAGACCGCTTCGCGTCGTACGCGCCGCCGGGCCACCCGCCGGGTGTCCGCGCCGGCCGGTACGCCCATGAGCGAGGAGGCCGCCGAGGCCGAGCAGGCGGAGGAGCCCGCGGTGCCCTCCGAGACCCAGCCGGTCCCCGCGACCGCGCAGACCGCCGAGCCCGCCCGTGCGTCGCAGGCCCCCGCGCCGGCCGCCGCCGAGAGCGTGCCCCAGCGCCGGGCCCGCCGCCGGGGTGAGCGCGCCGAGTCCGGGTTCGCCGAGCCCGCGCGGCCGGCCTCGGCCGGGTCCGCCGAGGACGCCGACCCGCGCCGGCCCGCCCGCCCCGCCGTCGCCGTCTTCCAGGCGCCGGTGTTCACCGAGCCCAGGTTCCAGACCCCGCAGCGTGCCGCCGCCGAGGCCGCCGCCGAGGCCGTGGGTGAGGAGGAGACCGAGGAGTACGCGGACGAGCGCGCCGAGACCGGTTCGCGCCGCCGTCGTCGCCGCCGCGGTGCCGCCGCCGAGGAGACCCGGCCGGTGCGGGCCGTGACCGAGGACACCGAGGACGAGGAAGCTGAGGAGGCCGAGGACGCCGACGAGGCTCCGGAGGCCGCCGAGGACCTCGCCGACGCCGACGTCGACGCCGAGGAGGGCGACGACACCGAGGGTGCCGACGGCTTCGAGGAGTCCGGTTCGCGCCGCCGTCGCCGTCGTGGCGGACGCCGCCGCCGGCGCGGTGACGCGGCCGACGGTGAGGGCGCCGAGGCCGAGGACGACGAGCCGGCCGCCGCGCAGGACGCCGAGGACACCGCCGAGCAGGAGGAAGAGGACGCCGACGACGTCCGGGGCGACGACTCCGCCGGTTCCAGCTCCAGCCGCCGCCGTCGCCGCCGTCGCCGCCGGGCCGGTGACACGGCCGCCGAGCCCGAGCCGTCCGTCGACGACCCGGAGCGCACGGTCGTCAAGGTCCGCGAGCCGCGCAAGCTCAGCGAGCCGTCCGACGAGGTGCAGTCCATCAAGGGCTCGACCCGTCTGGAGGCCAAGAAGCAGCGCCGCCGGGAAGGCCGCGAGCAGGGCCGCCGCCGGGTGCCGATCATCACCGAGGCCGAGTTCCTGGCCCGCCGCGAGGCCGTCGAGCGGGTGATGGTCGTCCGCCAGCACGGCGAGCGCACCCAGATCGGCGTGCTCGAGGACGGTGTGCTCGTCGAGCACTACGTCAACAAGGAGCAGTCGACCTCGTACGTCGGCAACGTCTACCTGGGCAAGGTCCAGAACGTGCTGCCGTCGATGGAGGCCGCCTTCATCGACGTCGGCAAGGGCCGCAACGCGGTGCTGTACGCCGGTGAGGTCAACTTCGGCGCGCTGGGCATGGCCAACGGGCCGCGTCGCATCGAGTCCGCCCTGAAGTCCGGGCAGCCCGTGCTCGTGCAGGTCACCAAGGACCCGATCGGTCACAAGGGCGCGCGCCTGACCAGCCAGGTCTCCCTGCCCGGCCGCTACCTCGTGTACGTGCCCGAGGGCTCGATGACCGGCATCAGCCGCAAGCTGCCCGACACCGAGCGGGCCCGGCTGAAGACCATCCTCAAGAAGATCGTCCCCGAGGACGCGGGCGTCATCGTGCGCACCGCCGCCGAGGGCGCGAGCGAGGAGGAGCTGCGCCGCGACGTCGAGCGGCTCCAGGGGCAGTGGGAGGACATCCAGAAGAAGGCCAAGAACGGCGGCGGCTCGAGTGCGCCCACGCTGCTCTACGGCGAGCCCGACATGACCGTCCGGGTCGTCCGCGACATCTTCAACGAGGACTTCTCCAAGGTCATCGTCAGCGGTGACGAGGCCTGGCAGACGATCCACGGGTACGTCGCGCACGTCGCCCCGGACCTGGCCGGGCGGCTGTCGAG contains:
- a CDS encoding TIGR03936 family radical SAM-associated protein, giving the protein MQRIRLRYTKRGRLRFTSHRDFQRAFERALRRAEVPMAYSAGFTPHPKVSYANAAPTGTGSEAEYLEIALTRACDPETLRVLLDESLPAGLDVIDAVEARTSGLADRLTASVWELRLDGVDPADAERAVAAFAGAGTVEVQRMTKNGVRTFDARPAVVSLDTHGSPADRPTDHPCAILRLVVRHVTPAVRPDDVLSGLRAVADLAPPVPAAVTRLAQGLLDEETGTVTDPLAPDREAAQALTAAPAAAATAPTPEGSA
- a CDS encoding ribonuclease E/G produces the protein MLEPTEPTEGSELNTPSDTLPPRRRRRAASRPAGPPAGPAETTAEVTVPAVSAAEADEVAAVTGTPEDTGQPHGDAAAQAPAAEEAAPARPRRRATRRASAPVGAPAPAEAAETVVPAASAGAEPADSAVAEAGAVVVGEEAAPRRTRRRATRSVSTPTDGATGASETSETARTVEPAQSAEPAVVEEPAVTEQPAEEAAPRRTRRRATRSVPTAADGATGATETTRTAEAAEPAVVEEPAVTEQPAEEAAPAGRPRRRATRRASAPTGAPVSAEAAPAETVIPAADAGTAQEPAAEAPAEAEAPAARPRRRATRRASAPAGAPQGAEENTAVAEAAPAVQEAPETPRQPAAEEGVQDAAEETASRRTRRRATRRVSAPAGTPMSEEAAEAEQAEEPAVPSETQPVPATAQTAEPARASQAPAPAAAESVPQRRARRRGERAESGFAEPARPASAGSAEDADPRRPARPAVAVFQAPVFTEPRFQTPQRAAAEAAAEAVGEEETEEYADERAETGSRRRRRRRGAAAEETRPVRAVTEDTEDEEAEEAEDADEAPEAAEDLADADVDAEEGDDTEGADGFEESGSRRRRRRGGRRRRRGDAADGEGAEAEDDEPAAAQDAEDTAEQEEEDADDVRGDDSAGSSSSRRRRRRRRRAGDTAAEPEPSVDDPERTVVKVREPRKLSEPSDEVQSIKGSTRLEAKKQRRREGREQGRRRVPIITEAEFLARREAVERVMVVRQHGERTQIGVLEDGVLVEHYVNKEQSTSYVGNVYLGKVQNVLPSMEAAFIDVGKGRNAVLYAGEVNFGALGMANGPRRIESALKSGQPVLVQVTKDPIGHKGARLTSQVSLPGRYLVYVPEGSMTGISRKLPDTERARLKTILKKIVPEDAGVIVRTAAEGASEEELRRDVERLQGQWEDIQKKAKNGGGSSAPTLLYGEPDMTVRVVRDIFNEDFSKVIVSGDEAWQTIHGYVAHVAPDLAGRLSRWTSETDVFATYRIDEQLAKALDRKVWLPSGGSLVIDRTEAMVVIDVNTGKFTGQGGNLEETVTRNNLEAAEEIVRQLRLRDLGGIIVIDFIDMVLESNRDLVLRRLLECLGRDRTKHQVAEVTSLGLVQMTRKRVGQGLLESFSETCVHCNGRGVVVHLDQATANGGGGKRKKRGRGGDAQEHVHETAAVAVETGEAVEPEVETAVEVAAEAAEPVALPGPDFAPDEELYSSVAEAEAAATRGRSRRRTSRRASAPAGAPKPERAERTSRSERAERAARAEEAEAGFAVEAEPAGVPTAQHVTAEEAAARPVPSEPAAEALAEPVAAEDQVVPAPQAEAPAAEEAAPKGRTRRRATRKVSAPAGSPAGAEAAVVTVPEAAPAAEVPAAEPVAGVPAAEEAPAPAEAAAPARPRRRAVRKATAPTASEEAAVVVVPSAPAEPAVEQAPVEQVPVAEETAEEVAPAKKTARKAAKKAPAKKATAAKKTAAKKTAAKKTTAKKATKTAKTAAAKSTAKKTSTVPTAGDEG